TTTTTATTTAGACTCCTGTTTAGTTCACTGGGCGAAATAATGCTGTCTATCCTGACCACATCAACTCGACAACTCTTAATTGAATTAAGAACTTCTGATGATGGTATTTTATTAATGGGAGATAAGTCAAGGCATCTTCTAACTAATTTCCTCTGACCACATTCCTTACCTCCTTCAGCTTTAGGAGTACTTAAGGCAGCGTGACTTGGGCTTATTCCAATTTCGTTACTTATCTGTCGAGGTAAGGGACTACTCATACAGTCAGCGTTTGTTGGTGATGATCTGACCAGTGTGCTAGTTTTTTCTGGGTTCATCTTACTATTAGGAACACTAGCATCAACTTTTGGGTTCTCTCTTGTTACCACCCCACCACTTGTATGGGTTTTTTCTACTGGTTCTAAATTTTTAGGCAATACTTTTGCAGCGCTGAACTCAAGACCATTGAGAGATGAACTACCTTCTTTAACAGGAGAGTTGCCTATCTTATAAAGAGACTCTAAAAAACTAATGAGCTCTTCACTCTTATATTTCAAAGCCAGATCAAAAACATCCATCCACAAAGGATcatcttttgttttgattttacAATCACCAGTATAAAGATAAACTAAAAATATGTAAGCTCCCTCgtatgaaacctcattccaagtgAGACGCCTTTTGCTATTTTTAACATCAGAATATAGCTCTGGACATCGGGCCAAGAGAACAACAGAGTGAGCATTTAATTCTTCATCGCCATTTACACTGATGGTCACATCACTTTCTTCCCCACTAGCTAAAAGGGAGCCCCAGTCATAAACAAGCCTAGTTTGCATGCTGTTGGATCTCTTGTCCATTTCTGAATTATCTCTAGTATTTCTCTGTTTAGGAGAAGCATTTGAAAAGCTACTCCTAATATCACAGTCTTTTGAACTGATTTTATCACCTTCAGTGTCCTTAACATTATGTGTTTCACTACTGCACTTTGAATAATTTTCCACTTGAATATCATTGTCAAGGGCCACTGAATTCTTGGCAGGAGTACCATCCACAGGGTGGTGAAGGATTGTGACATCTCCATCATTTGAGTCTTCATAGACTACAGTTTCATCCAAACTCATTGCATCTGTGCTTTTGGGTAGATTTATTGTTTCCATTAATTCATCAATCATTTCATTAGACAATGTATCATCCAACTGATTTGAATCCCCAGAAGACACAGGTACTTTTGCATTAACATCCCTTTCATTCAAACTAGTTTTATTGGCTGTATTTGCATATCTACTAGGTATGGTTTCTTCAAATGCCTCAAGAATTTGATGAATTGCTGTCTCTCCTGCTTTGCTATAGTCTTCACTTGGTAAAGTTATGCCCACGTTTACATCCCTTTGCTCAGGAACTGAACTTTTCTCACCTACTTTCTTTGGCATTACTGTTGTTTGACTTAAACACTTGACTATATGGGGTGGGTACAACACTGTACTATCATTATGATTCCTAGGAGTTTTGGAGTCATTACTCACAGGTAGATCACCTTTCAGATATGTTTTGGTTTCATCCATATCACCTATATCTGGCTGGGGTGAAGGAACATTGGTATTATCATTTTCATCTTGAAAGTCGGAAGACTTTTTCAAAACAGTGTTGGCCCTATTCCTTTTCTTCTCTTGATTTTGGAAGGGTAAAGTAGTTTCTAAATCAGCATTTCTAGcatccttttttttcaaaatagatttatttgctgtATTTACATATCTACTAGGTATGGTTTCTTCAAATGCCTCAAGAATTTGATTAATTCCTGTCTCTCCTGCTTTGCTATAGTCTTCACTTGGTAAAGTTATGCCAAAGTTTACATCCCTTTGCTCAGGAACTGAACTTTTATCACTATCTTTGTTTGTCCTTACAGTTGTTTGACTTAAACACTTGACTATATAGGGTGGGTACAACACTGTACTATCATTAGGATCCTTGGGAGTCTTAAAGTCATTACTTACAGGTAGATCACCTTTCACATATGTCATGGTTTCATCCATATCAACTATACCTGGCTGGGGGGACGGAACATTACTAGTATGATTTTCATCTTGAAAGTCTAAGGACTTTTTTGAAACAGTGGAAGCCCTACTCTTTTCCTCTTGATTTTCGAAGGCTAAAGTCATTTCTGAATCAGAAGTTCTAGCATTTGATTCATCACTGCATGGTACTGACAATATTTCATCACATACGTCATCATCATATAAGAGAGTTGTGCCACTaccctctccatcactttcattgtcgATTTTTGGCACTTCAGCCTCTATCAAGAGAGAAGAGTTACACTCATCAGCAGAAATGCTTTCTCTTCTGTCTGACTTTTCCTTTTTGGTTTCTGTGGAGATCACACGTGACTTAGAGCTTAGACGTCTACTATTCAGGTCTTCATCTTtacttttttgtttaatttcttttacacggtCTTTTTTATCTCCAATAGAGGATCCGCAATCTAGTTCCCAAGAATCTAAATTCTGGTTATCATTCTCTTCAACTGGAAAACCAAATACATCAGTTTTATCAGAGTCATATGAATCATCCTTTCCAACACGTAAACCGAATACTTCTGTTTTGTTAGAGTCACACGAACTATCTGATAAATTTGCTACTTCATCAGGTGTCTCTTCCTCCAATATTCTTCTTGAACGAAGGGCTTCCTCTTGAGATGATGTACTACAATTCATATGAGGTGACATAGAATTTAATGAACATGGGTCTTTAGAGGTTTTATCAGTAAAACTTTTGCTCACCAGTTCTCCTGATTGGTTGGCTTTCTGCTGTGAAAGACTAAGCCTTTTCGATACCCTTCGAGATCTGCGGGTGTCTTTATTAGCAGAAGTGTCAAGCACACACAAAATTTCACTGTCTTGACTCTCAGTTACTCTTGTTTTACTTGCCAGCTTACTTGCCATAtggttctctacagaaagactgcTTTTATCACTACTACAAAGCATCTGTTCACTACTACAGTCACTGATTTGAGACAACGAATCCTCTCCCTTCTGTTTGTCACTGCACATACCACTGAGAATGTGGCCAGACAAAGATATACGACACATTTTCTTGGGAGAAGTTATGTTACAAAAAGATGACGCTAAACTGTCGTTTTTACAACTACTGGACTCTAAGTGACCAAGATCTTCATTTTCTGTGCAAGATAAAGAATTAACTTGACTGCTTTGTTTACAAGCTGTTTCGCCACTGGAATTATCTAGTTTTAATACGAGTTCTGAGGATTCAGAAGAACATGAATTGCCTCCATGTTTACAAGAATCATTTGTATCATCTCCATTCTTAGGTTTACCACTAGCTATAAAAGATTCCTTAGTGGAATTTTCACTTTCACCAAACACCTTTGGTTTTGCTTTTGCTAGGCTATCCTCTTCCTTTTCAATTTCCCGATTCTTACTATCTTCATCAGCTTCATTAGAAGAGTCTTCTTTGCTTTCTGCGGGATGGATCAACCAGAAGCCACTGGCAGCCTCTAGAGTGACATTTGAAGCAGGATCTTGATGATCATCTTGCAAAGATAAGTCTGGTGATGTAGGTACATTAGCCCGAGTCATGTTTAGCTCTTGAGATCCTAGCAATTCTGCCATAGCAAGCTGTGTGCAGTAATCTTCAAGAACAGTCTCCTCTTCTACATCAGATTCGCTATCAGAGTTCTGGTaagaaaaagaaagcaaaataaacaaaatattttaaattgaaaatcaaTCCATCATATAAGAACACTAACTTGCCAGATGCTATATcaacaaaatgtaaataaaaagagaTTCCCACAAAAAAATTATTGCAATAATGCgataaaattaaaaaatctatttttttatgatACACACCAGCTTATGTTCAGCTTATGCTAATTTTCTCAATACAGTAATTACTTTATTTTCTCATAATAAGTActgtattggattttttttatatacctaacttatattaaaaggaaatatcaATTCTAGAGTTGGAAGTAAATTGCTAAAACCAAATAATGTTTCTATTACACAACCCATCCTTCATACAAACCCAACACTGAACAGTAATCCCTTTGTTATTGTGGGTGTTCTGTTTCAGGAACCCCAGCAATAACTTTAAAACTGTGAAGTAGAAACAATAAATCTATGGTacgttttcttaattttctattttcatattttttcattatctataaatatgttatttttattagtaaaataaatttttgaatcatgtagctgtcaacttcgttgcccgacagaattctatggagggatacgccagctatcacaatactagaagggggtgtacttaccagcgccacctgtggccaggtactcaagtacttcttgttgacacctcctcaattattcctcggtccactggttctctatggggaggaagggagggtcgattaaatcatgattatcgggtaagtatattcaaaaatttattttactaataaaaataacatttttcaatattaaacttacccgataatcatgtagctgattcacacccaggggggtgggtgaaaaaccagtgtacaagactaaaggatagctaagtatcccgtatttcatataatcagttatccacaataacaatgaaataataagtacctggtaaggaagtcgacttgaaccgttactctgcctttaataagatcgtcttccttactgagcgcagcgttcctcttgggaggctgaatcaactcaaaggtgctaaagtatacagggctgcaacccatactaaaggacctcatcacaacctttaacctcggcgcttctcaagaaagaattgaccacccgccaaatcaacaaggatgtggaaggcttcttagccgaccgtacaacccataaaaagtattcaagagaaaggttaaaaggttatgggattatgggaatgtagtggctgagccctcgcctactactgcattcgttgctacgaatggtcccagggtgtagcagtactcgtaaagagactggacatctttgagatagaatgatgcgaacactgacttgcttctccaataggttgcatccataacactctgcagagaatggttctgtttgaaggccactgaagtagccacagctcccacttcatgtgtccttaccttcagcaaagcaaggtcttcttccttcagatgagaatgtgtttctctaatcagaagcctgaatagtaagaaactgagttcttagaacttggaaaagaaggtttcttgatagcacactataaggcttctgattgtccttgtaaaggttaagacctttttagatagtatctaagagctctaactgggcaaagtactctcttcagatcattccccaccaagttggacaggcttgggatctcgaacgacttaggccaaggacgtgaaggaagctcgtttagcaaaaaccgagctgcaaggaacatgtagccgtttcagatgtgaaaacaatgatcctgctgaaggcgtggatctcacttactcttttagctgttgtcaagcacacgaggaaaagagtttttaatgtgaggtcctaaaaagaggctgattggagaggttcaaatcttgatgacataaggaaccttaggaccacgtctagattccagcctggagtggacaaccgacgttcctttgaggtctcaaaagacctagggaggtcctgtagatctttgttggtggaaagatccaagcctctgtggcggaaaaccgctgccaacatattctgtaacccttgatcgtaggagctgaaagggatcttactttccttagatataacaggaagtcagcaatctgggttacagtggtactggttgaggaaactgcattggtcttgtaccagctacggaagacttccccttgagactgatagattctgagagtggatgttctccttgctttggcaatcgctctggctgcctccttcgaaaagcccctagctcttgagagtctttcgaaagtctgaaggcagtcagacgaagagcgtggaggattgggtgtaccttctttacgtgaggtagacttagaaggttcactcctagaggaagagtcctgggaatgtcgaccagccattgcagtacctctaagaaccattctctcgcggaccagagcggagccaaccaacgtcagccgtgtccctttgtgagaggagaacttctgaagtaccctgttgacaatcttgaacggcgggaatgcatacaggtcgagatggaaccaatccagcagaaaagcatccacgtgaactgctgctgggtctggaatcggagaacaatacaacaggagtctctaggttatcgaggtagtgaacagatctatggttggctgaccccacagggcccaaagtctgttgcaaacattcttgagaagggtccactctgtggggatgacctgacccttccgtctgaggtgatctgccatgacattcataccgccctgaatgaacctcgttaccagttagctttcgatctttagaccagatgagtaggtcccttgcgatctagaacaacttccacgaaagagtccctccctgcttgaagatgtaagccagggctgtggtgttgtcagagtccacctccaccact
The nucleotide sequence above comes from Palaemon carinicauda isolate YSFRI2023 chromosome 2, ASM3689809v2, whole genome shotgun sequence. Encoded proteins:
- the LOC137628396 gene encoding serine-rich adhesin for platelets-like isoform X4 — translated: MSASSGIGSRLSRKRKNEDSSQSQVATGLHDITDDFEDISTVYRLPKRSKVEKLLAPTRSRGRPKKSQPKRTPCDNKENSDDDDFSDTSMSTEDRGSEEILVIEDNDCILELDESFLNKDEKLCRSCKHIVPAKVFDKHIKECFQKFKFQRNTRSTIEPVPSCSNIQESKSKEKKLPAVQKKETLQILPCPMCLKAFKSRSQRHSHIKSCGQKKGLSGEEVISAVRLQEKQAAERIELGLPVIAPQSSSYEDKEKGATTVKGRGRSKKLADTKDPDLAMAIALSRSVAEEEAEKRASQEEKLLALGLDNIVEEDRKVKPVVLLPYASSSLNANKVKDKGRGTKGRRNFRNTVLATRSVADRERIISEKVAAILACDDTNSKWKENSTQGGRGRLEKFRDENSDSESDVEEETVLEDYCTQLAMAELLGSQELNMTRANVPTSPDLSLQDDHQDPASNVTLEAASGFWLIHPAESKEDSSNEADEDSKNREIEKEEDSLAKAKPKVFGESENSTKESFIASGKPKNGDDTNDSCKHGGNSCSSESSELVLKLDNSSGETACKQSSQVNSLSCTENEDLGHLESSSCKNDSLASSFCNITSPKKMCRISLSGHILSGMCSDKQKGEDSLSQISDCSSEQMLCSSDKSSLSVENHMASKLASKTRVTESQDSEILCVLDTSANKDTRRSRRVSKRLSLSQQKANQSGELVSKSFTDKTSKDPCSLNSMSPHMNCSTSSQEEALRSRRILEEETPDEVANLSDSSCDSNKTEVFGLRVGKDDSYDSDKTDVFGFPVEENDNQNLDSWELDCGSSIGDKKDRVKEIKQKSKDEDLNSRRLSSKSRVISTETKKEKSDRRESISADECNSSLLIEAEVPKIDNESDGEGSGTTLLYDDDVCDEILSVPCSDESNARTSDSEMTLAFENQEEKSRASTVSKKSLDFQDENHTSNVPSPQPGIVDMDETMTYVKGDLPVSNDFKTPKDPNDSTVLYPPYIVKCLSQTTVRTNKDSDKSSVPEQRDVNFGITLPSEDYSKAGETGINQILEAFEETIPSRYVNTANKSILKKKDARNADLETTLPFQNQEKKRNRANTVLKKSSDFQDENDNTNVPSPQPDIGDMDETKTYLKGDLPVSNDSKTPRNHNDSTVLYPPHIVKCLSQTTVMPKKVGEKSSVPEQRDVNVGITLPSEDYSKAGETAIHQILEAFEETIPSRYANTANKTSLNERDVNAKVPVSSGDSNQLDDTLSNEMIDELMETINLPKSTDAMSLDETVVYEDSNDGDVTILHHPVDGTPAKNSVALDNDIQVENYSKCSSETHNVKDTEGDKISSKDCDIRSSFSNASPKQRNTRDNSEMDKRSNSMQTRLVYDWGSLLASGEESDVTISVNGDEELNAHSVVLLARCPELYSDVKNSKRRLTWNEVSYEGAYIFLVYLYTGDCKIKTKDDPLWMDVFDLALKYKSEELISFLESLYKIGNSPVKEGSSSLNGLEFSAAKVLPKNLEPVEKTHTSGGVVTRENPKVDASVPNSKMNPEKTSTLVRSSPTNADCMSSPLPRQISNEIGISPSHAALSTPKAEGGKECGQRKLVRRCLDLSPINKIPSSEVLNSIKSCRVDVVRIDSIISPSELNRSLNKKASSVCGPQSPDLFDSSMHDEIVSYITTPDKSLPILSSPENVDSHSKASPSNIGVRVSKFSSIEDSSNLPKENNVHCNESSMCSENKQGPISENGRFHNPDERTDKNVINDDSHISGSGSAKKGSSVDSVNHLVTGESDDIDENEKTDNVIDLTNDSSDESQSSFSADDVINNGKEINKKAVTSVSSQEDMEPLKLVESEDSEKEVNELSHEGKSPNKKKGIGVDNNLEVDIICPSPGSVISGNDDHVDTRSDKPGNENSYISNVWDDFDDVGCGISNNLPSTPDKDENLEHDDSFELPSFEKGDEIVDYTTDKKKLAGKTDVSENVSQCSTSKSSPMAPPRSSNQKCLGVATSTVGIENSSRFDPEFKKVRSCASSISDDTLVRVAGDIEDSNLWREEFEPICEDDEMVEKEDADKGLMEHKKVKTPQQKARKKNMVTPLPNYKEMASPELQKELKKFGIKPIARRKAVVLLEHVYEKTHPLVTDSEADSSYCETPLQARPGNSKTGRQKASSSLHERVITKNSKRKTINTDDEPKKNATAKTKNCKVSQVVNIHERVEEEEEEEESPLNLSHSSSTSSEGSEGACFEESMLLGDGESDVAISATQKGCLTKQVTQFISSDPEFHQKVLLYEPFFVEDLLTSLKANGVKCNMRNVLDILDDQCITFRTHQGQRHRQRGRKCKRKSVGTPGKSPKRSKRANQ
- the LOC137628396 gene encoding serine-rich adhesin for platelets-like isoform X2, which produces MSASSGIGSRLSRKRKNEDSSQSQVATGLHDITDDFEDISTVYRLPKRSKVEKLLAPTRSRGRPKKSQPKRTPCDNKENSDDDDFSDTSMSTEDRGSEEILVIEDNDCILELDESFLNKDEKLCRSCKHIVPAKVFDKHIKECFQKFKFQRNTRSTIEPVPSCSNIQESKSKEKKLPAVQKKETLQILPCPMCLKAFKSRSQRHSHIKSCGQKKGLSGEEVISAVRLQEKQAAERIELGLPVIAPQSSSYEDKEKGATTVKGRGRSKKLADTKDPDLAMAIALSRSVAEEEAEKRASQEEKLLALGLDNIVEEDRKVKPVVLLPYASSSLNANKVKDKGRGTKGRRNFRNTVLATRSVADRERIISEKVAAILACDDTNSKWKENSTQGGRGRLEKFRDEDCTLWGTSSCNLEQPLEKYYVDDLKPYIKPKKVEVGRLLKRLSDIPGRLNVTVMQNVNENSDSESDVEEETVLEDYCTQLAMAELLGSQELNMTRANVPTSPDLSLQDDHQDPASNVTLEAASGFWLIHPAESKEDSSNEADEDSKNREIEKEEDSLAKAKPKVFGESENSTKESFIASGKPKNGDDTNDSCKHGGNSCSSESSELVLKLDNSSGETACKQSSQVNSLSCTENEDLGHLESSSCKNDSLASSFCNITSPKKMCRISLSGHILSGMCSDKQKGEDSLSQISDCSSEQMLCSSDKSSLSVENHMASKLASKTRVTESQDSEILCVLDTSANKDTRRSRRVSKRLSLSQQKANQSGELVSKSFTDKTSKDPCSLNSMSPHMNCSTSSQEEALRSRRILEEETPDEVANLSDSSCDSNKTEVFGLRVGKDDSYDSDKTDVFGFPVEENDNQNLDSWELDCGSSIGDKKDRVKEIKQKSKDEDLNSRRLSSKSRVISTETKKEKSDRRESISADECNSSLLIEAEVPKIDNESDGEGSGTTLLYDDDVCDEILSVPCSDESNARTSDSEMTLAFENQEEKSRASTVSKKSLDFQDENHTSNVPSPQPGIVDMDETMTYVKGDLPVSNDFKTPKDPNDSTVLYPPYIVKCLSQTTVRTNKDSDKSSVPEQRDVNFGITLPSEDYSKAGETGINQILEAFEETIPSRYVNTANKSILKKKDARNADLETTLPFQNQEKKRNRANTVLKKSSDFQDENDNTNVPSPQPDIGDMDETKTYLKGDLPVSNDSKTPRNHNDSTVLYPPHIVKCLSQTTVMPKKVGEKSSVPEQRDVNVGITLPSEDYSKAGETAIHQILEAFEETIPSRYANTANKTSLNERDVNAKVPVSSGDSNQLDDTLSNEMIDELMETINLPKSTDAMSLDETVVYEDSNDGDVTILHHPVDGTPAKNSVALDNDIQVENYSKCSSETHNVKDTEGDKISSKDCDIRSSFSNASPKQRNTRDNSEMDKRSNSMQTRLVYDWGSLLASGEESDVTISVNGDEELNAHSVVLLARCPELYSDVKNSKRRLTWNEVSYEGAYIFLVYLYTGDCKIKTKDDPLWMDVFDLALKYKSEELISFLESLYKIGNSPVKEGSSSLNGLEFSAAKVLPKNLEPVEKTHTSGGVVTRENPKVDASVPNSKMNPEKTSTLVRSSPTNADCMSSPLPRQISNEIGISPSHAALSTPKAEGGKECGQRKLVRRCLDLSPINKIPSSEVLNSIKSCRVDVVRIDSIISPSELNRSLNKKASSVCGPQSPDLFDSSMHDEIVSYITTPDKSLPILSSPENVDSHSKASPSNIGVRVSKFSSIEDSSNLPKENNVHCNESSMCSENKQGPISENGRFHNPDERTDKNVINDDSHISGSGSAKKGSSVDSVNHLVTGESDDIDENEKTDNVIDLTNDSSDESQSSFSADDVINNGKEINKKAVTSVSSQEDMEPLKLVESEDSEKEVNELSHEGKSPNKKKGIGVDNNLEVDIICPSPGSVISGNDDHVDTRSDKPGNENSYISNVWDDFDDVGCGISNNLPSTPDKDENLEHDDSFELPSFEKGDEIVDYTTDKKKLAGKTDVSENVSQCSTSKSSPMAPPRSSNQKCLGVATSTVGIENSSRFDPEFKKVRSCASSISDDTLVRVAGDIEDSNLWREEFEPICEDDEMVEKEDADKGLMEHKKVKTPQQKARKKNMVTPLPNYKEMASPELQKELKKFGIKPIARRKAVVLLEHVYEKTHPLVTDSEADSSYCETPLQARPGNSKTGRQKASSSLHERVITKNSKRKTINTDDEPKKNATAKTKNCKVSQVVNIHERVEEEEEEEESPLNLSHSSSTSEGSEGACFEESMLLGDGESDVAISATQKGCLTKQVTQFISSDPEFHQKVLLYEPFFVEDLLTSLKANGVKCNMRNVLDILDDQCITFRTHQGQRHRQRGRKCKRKSVGTPGKSPKRSKRANQ
- the LOC137628396 gene encoding serine-rich adhesin for platelets-like isoform X3, with amino-acid sequence MSASSGIGSRLSRKRKNEDSSQSQVATGLHDITDDFEDISTVYRLPKRSKVEKLLAPTRSRGRPKKSQPKRTPCDNKENSDDDDFSDTSMSTEDRGSEEILVIEDNDCILELDESFLNKDEKLCRSCKHIVPAKVFDKHIKECFQKFKFQRNTRSTIEPVPSCSNIQESKSKEKKLPAVQKKETLQILPCPMCLKAFKSRSQRHSHIKSCGQKKGLSGEEVISAVRLQEKQAAERIELGLPVIAPQSSSYEDKEKGATTVKGRGRSKKLADTKDPDLAMAIALSRSVAEEEAEKRASQEEKLLALGLDNIVEEDRKVKPVVLLPYASSSLNANKVKDKGRGTKGRRNFRNTVLATRSVADRERIISEKVAAILACDDTNSKWKENSTQGGRGRLEKFRDEDCTLWGTSSCNLEQPLEKYYVDDLKPYIKPKKVEVGRLLKRLSDIPGRLNVTVMQNVNENSDSESDVEEETVLEDYCTQLAMAELLGSQELNMTRANVPTSPDLSLQDDHQDPASNVTLEAASGFWLIHPAESKEDSSNEADEDSKNREIEKEEDSLAKAKPKVFGESENSTKESFIASGKPKNGDDTNDSCKHGGNSCSSESSELVLKLDNSSGETACKQSSQVNSLSCTENEDLGHLESSSCKNDSLASSFCNITSPKKMCRISLSGHILSGMCSDKQKGEDSLSQISDCSSEQMLCSSDKSSLSVENHMASKLASKTRVTESQDSEILCVLDTSANKDTRRSRRVSKRLSLSQQKANQSGELVSKSFTDKTSKDPCSLNSMSPHMNCSTSSQEEALRSRRILEEETPDEVANLSDSSCDSNKTEVFGLRVGKDDSYDSDKTDVFGFPVEENDNQNLDSWELDCGSSIGDKKDRVKEIKQKSKDEDLNSRRLSSKSRVISTETKKEKSDRRESISADECNSSLLIEAEVPKIDNESDGEGSGTTLLYDDDVCDEILSVPCSDESNARTSDSEMTLAFENQEEKSRASTVSKKSLDFQDENHTSNVPSPQPGIVDMDETMTYVKGDLPVSNDFKTPKDPNDSTVLYPPYIVKCLSQTTVRTNKDSDKSSVPEQRDVNFGITLPSEDYSKAGETGINQILEAFEETIPSRYVNTANKSILKKKDARNADLETTLPFQNQEKKRNRANTVLKKSSDFQDENDNTNVPSPQPDIGDMDETKTYLKGDLPVSNDSKTPRNHNDSTVLYPPHIVKCLSQTTVMPKKVGEKSSVPEQRDVNVGITLPSEDYSKAGETAIHQILEAFEETIPSRYANTANKTSLNERDVNAKVPVSSGDSNQLDDTLSNEMIDELMETINLPKSTDAMSLDETVVYEDSNDGDVTILHHPVDGTPAKNSVALDNDIQVENYSKCSSETHNVKDTEGDKISSKDCDIRSSFSNASPKQRNTRDNSEMDKRSNSMQTRLVYDWGSLLASGEESDVTISVNGDEELNAHSVVLLARCPELYSDVKNSKRRLTWNEVSYEGAYIFLVYLYTGDCKIKTKDDPLWMDVFDLALKYKSEELISFLESLYKIGNSPVKEGSSSLNGLEFSAAKVLPKNLEPVEKTHTSGGVVTRENPKVDASVPNSKMNPEKTSTLVRSSPTNADCMSSPLPRQISNEIGISPSHAALSTPKAEGGKECGQRKLVRRCLDLSPINKIPSSEVLNSIKSCRVDVVRIDSIISPSELNRSLNKKASSVCGPQSPDLFDSSMHDEIVSYITTPDKSLPILSSPENVDSHSKASPSNIGVRVSKFSSIEDSSNLPKENNVHCNESSMCSENKQGPISENGRFHNPDERTDKNVINDDSHISGSGSAKKGSSVDSVNHLVTGESDDIDENEKTDNVIDLTNDSSDESQSSFSADDVINNGKEINKKAVTSVSSQEDMEPLKLVESEDSEKEVNELSHEGKSPNKKKGIGVDNNLEVDIICPSPGSVISGNDDHVDTRSDKPGNENSYISNVWDDFDDVGCGISNNLPSTPDKDENLEHDDSFELPSFEKGDEIVDYTTDKKKLAGKTDVSENVSQCSTSKSSPMAPPRSSNQKCLGVATSTVGIENSSRFDPEFKKVRSCASSISDDTLVRVAGDIEDSNLWREEFEPICEDDEMVEKEDADKGLMEHKKVKTPQQKARKKNMVTPLPNYKEMASPELQKELKKFGIKPIARRKAVVLLEHVYEKTHPLVTDSEADSSYCETPLQARPGNSKTGRQKASSSLHERVITKNSKRKTINTDDEPKKNATAKTKNCKVSQVVNIHERVEEEEEEEESPLNLSHSSSTSSEGSEGACFEESMLLGDGESDVAISATQKGCLTKQVTQFISSDPEFHQKVLLYEPFFVEDLLTSLKANGVKCNMRNVLDILDDQGKLTSLKELLP